AACCAGACCTACAACCTGACCGCCATCCGCGAGGAAGAGCGCATGGTCAGCTACCACCTGCTCGACAGCCTGACGCTGGTGCCGCATCTGGCCGGCGGCACGCGCCTGCTCGACGTCGGCTCCGGTGGCGGCATGCCCGGCATCCCGGCGGCGATCGCACGCCCGGACCTGCAGGTGGTGGTGCTGGACGCCAACCACAAGAAGACCACCTTCCTGCGCCAGGCGGTGATCGAGCTGAAGCTGCCGAACGTGGAAGTGATCACTGACCGCGTCGAGGCCTACCAGCCGGCGCAGAAGTTCGACCGCATCACCAGTCGCGCCTTCTCCGAGCTGGCCGAGTTCGTCAAGCTGTCCAAGCACCTGCTGGCCGACAGCGGCCAGTTCGTGGCGATGAAGGGGGTGTACCCGTACGAGGAAATCGCGCAGCTGCCGGAAGACTTCGCGGTATCCGAAGTGCTGCCGCTCTCCGTGCCTGGCCTCGATGCCGAGCGTCACCTCGTGCGCGTCGTCGCCAAATGACGGCACGCATCATCGCGGTCGCCAACCAGAAAGGCGGCGTCGGCAAAACCACCACCGTGGTCAACCTGGCTGCCAGCCTGGCCGAGCAGGGCCGACGGGTGCTGATCGTTGATCTCGACCCGCAGGGCAATGCCACGATGGGCAGCGGCATCGACAAGAGCGCGCTGTCGCGCTCGGTCTACCACGTGCTGCTGGCCGAGCACGAGGTGGTCGAGGTGGTGCAGCCGGCGAAGCAGGGCGGTTACGATGTGCTGCCGGCCAACCGCGACCTGTCGGCGGCCGAGGTCGAGCTGATGCAGGAGCTGGCGCGCGAAGCACGGCTGAAGAACGCGCTGGAGCAGGTGGCGGCCAACTACGACTACATCCTGATCGACAGCCCGCCGTCGCTGAACCTGCTGACGTTGAACGGGCTGGTGGCAGCGCAGGGCGTGCTGATCCCGATGGTGTGCGAATACTACGCGCTGGAAGGGCTGACCGACCTGGTCAACACCCTGCGCAAGGTGCGATTGGCGGTCAATCCGAAAATCGAGATCATGGGCCTGCTGCGCACTATGTTTGATGCCCGTAGCAACCTGTCGCAACAGGTGTCGGAACAGCTGGCGCGCCACTTCGGCGACAAGGTGTTCGATACCGTCATCCCGCGCAACATCCGCCTGGCGGAGGCGCCCAGTCACGGCCTGCCGGCACTGATCTACGATCGCAATGCCCGTGGCGCCCAGGCGTACATCGCCCTCGCGGCGGAGCTGACTGCCCGTCTCGAACCGCAAACAACCACAGCAGAACAATAAAGATGGCCAAACTCAAAGGACTGGGCCGCGGTCTTGACGCGCTGCTCTCCACCGTCGAATCCGTTGACGACCGCCTGACCGCATTGGCGATTGAGCGCATCCGTCCCGGTAAGTACCAGCCGCGCAGCCAGATCGACGACGCCGCACTGGAAGAGCTGACGGCCTCGATCCGCGCCCAGGGCGTGATCCAGCCGGTGGTGGTGCGCGAGGTCGGCCTCGGCGACTACGAGCTGATCGCCGGCGAGCGCCGCTGGCGTGCCAGCCGCAAGGCCGGTCTGGCCGAGATTCCGGCGGTGATCCGCTGTGTTTCCGACGAGGCGGCGCTGGCGATGGGGCTGATCGAGAATATCCAGCGCCAGGAGCTGGACCCGATCGAGGAAGCGCGTGGCCTGAAGCGGCTGATCGACGAGTTTGCCCTCACCCACGAGGCGGCCGCCGAGGCGGTCGGCCGTTCGCGCAGCGCGGTCAGCAACCTGCTGCGGCTACTGGCGCTACCGGAGCCGGTGCAGCAGATGCTGCACGATGGTCGTCTGGAAATGGGGCATGCCCGGGCATTGCTGCCGCTGCCGGTGCTGGAACAGATCAGCCTGGCGCATCAGATTGCCGCCGACGGCCTCACCGTGCGCGAGGTAGAACAAAAAGCGCAACAGCAGGACGGCAAGGTTGGCCGCAAACCGGCCGCGCCGGTACGGCAGGATGCCGACGTGCGCCGGCTGGCGGAAACGCTGTCCGAACAGCTGGGCATGAGCGTCAGTTTGCGCAATGCGGCGCGCGGCAACGGCAAGCTGATCATCGAATATGCAAATCTGGATGAACTTGACCGGCTGCTGGAAAAACTGCAAGCAAAATCAAAGTTGTGAGCCGGGTTTTGGCCATAAACAGCGGAACGAAGCAAAGTTGACGCTTTCGTCACGTCAAGCCTATAATCGTCCGATTTTTTACGATTCAGACATGATTAATCCAGACGCCAAACGCGTAGTCCGCATTCAGCTCAGATTGACGCTGCTTGCCATGCTGGTTGGCTTGGTGGTTGCCGAAGCGCCGCTGAACGCCGCCATGTCTGTCTTGTTGGGTGGCTTGTGTGCCATCATCCCGGCGCTGGTGTATATCCGCATCGCCGGTACGCTGCAGCGTGGCGATCCGGCGGCCATCATGCGCAGCCATTACCGCGCTGCCGCGGCAAAATTTATACTGACACTGCTCCTATTTGGTGGTGTGCTTTTGTTTTTCAAGGATTTATCGGTGCCGGGATTGTTTGGTGGCTTCATCGCCGCCACTTCCGCGTACTGGTTCGGGCTTCTGATCAAAAATTGAGACCAAAGCAATGGCAAGCAACGCAACTGAATATATCCAGCATCACCTGACGTTCTGGAAGTCATCGCACGAAGGCGGCTTTTGGACCCTGCACCTCGATACCTTCTCGGTATCGCTGATCCTCGGCTTCATTTTCCTGGCCGTGTTTGCCTCCGTGGCACGCAACGCCAAGATGGAAAACCCGGGTCGCTTGCAGATGTTCGTCGAAACCATCGTCGAGATGGTCGACACTCAGGTAAAAGAGATTTTCCATGCCAAGAGCAAAGTCATCGCCCCGCTGGCGCTGACCATCTTCTGCTGGATTTTCCTGATGAACACCATGGACTTGCTGCCGGTTGACCTGCTGCCGATGGTGGCGCAGTGGATCGGTCACACCTTCTTCGGTGCCGACCCGGCTCACGTTTACCTGCGCGTAGTACCGTCCGCCGACGTGAACGCCACTTTCGCGATGTCGCTGTCGGTGATGCTGTGCATCATCGGTTTCTCCATCGCCGCCAAGGGTCTGGGTGGCTGGACCAAGGAACTGTTCACCGCCCCGTTCCATGCCGAAGGTCTGGTGATGACCATCATCCTGGCACCGGTCAACTTCGCGTTCCAGCTGGTTGAACTGGCCGCCAAGCCGATCTCTCTCGCACTTCGTTTGTTCGGTAACATGTACTCCGGCGAACTGATCTTCATCCTGATTGCACTGCTGCCAGTTGCGTTCCAGTGGATTCTGGGCGCGCCATGGGCGATCTTCCACATCCTGGTGATCACCCTGCAGGCCTTCGTGTTCATGATGCTGACCATCGTGTATCTCAGCCTCGCGGTCGAGAAACACTGATTTAACGATTTTCTTAGTACCTTTTTTCAAACCATCCTTGCACTTAGTCTTTAGGAGATTTAAATGGAAGCTCTCGTTTCTCAGATCCAGTCGATGACCGCTCTGGCCGCAGCCCTGATCATTGGTCTTGGCGCGATTGGTACTGCCCTGGGTTTTGCCATCCTCGGCGGTAAGTTTCTGGAATCGTCCGCTCGTCAACCTGAGCTGATCCCTGTTCTGCAAACCAAACTGTTCATTATCGCCGGTCTGCTTGACGCGATCTCCATGATCGGTGTGGGTGTTGCCATGCTGTACACCTTCAACAACCCATTCCTGACTGCAGCGATCGCTGCTGTTAAAGCTGGCGCTTAATTTTTAACGCAAGCGGTTGTTGTCGTAACCCCACTGGAGGAAAACAAGCGTGGAATTCAATGCAACACTACTAGGCCAGGCGATCACGTTCGCTATCCTGGTATGGTTCACCATGAAGTTTGTTTGGCCTCCGCTTACCAACATGATGGACGAGCGTGCCAAGCGTATTGCTGATGGCTTGGCCGCTGCAGAGCGTGGCAAACAGGATCTGGAAGCAGCCGAAAAGCGCGTTGCTGACGAACTTCGTCAGGCAAAACAACAAGCTACCGAGCTGATTCTGGCCGCTGAAAAGCGTGCCAACCAGATCGTGGATGAAGCCAAGGACGCAGCTCGCACCGAAGGTGCAAAGCTGGTGGCGGACGCGAAGGCCCAAATCGATCAGGAAGTTTTGCGTGCCAAGGAGTCGCTGCGTGAGCAGGTTGCCTCCCTGGCCGTGAGCGGCGCGGAAAAAATCCTGCGCAAAGAGATCGATGCAGCCAAGCACGCTGATCTGTTAGCTTCCATCAAAGCGGAGTTTTAAACAACTCATGGCAGAACTTATTACCGTAGCAAGGCCCTATGCCGAAGCGGTATACAGCCTGGCCGCCGAGCAGCAGTCGCAGGCCAAATGGTCTGAAGCGCTCGCGTGGCTGGCTGCCATGGTGACAAACCCGGACGTGGCCCAGGTGGTCACCAACCCGAAACATACCGCGCAAGAGGTTGAGGCGCTGTTGTTGGACGTGTTGGGTGAACGTGGTAGTGACGACATCAAGAAGTTTGTTGTCACCCTCATCGAAAACCGCCGTCTGACATTGTTACCGGAAATTGCTGGCCAGTTTGAACAGCTCCGAGCCAAGTCCGAGGGAGTCGTCGACGCAGTCGTCGAATCGGCTTTCCCGCTGACCGAAGCTCAGCAAACCGATCTGATCGCCGCGCTTACCAAGAAGTATGGCAAGACCGTACGAATTGAAGTGCGCGAAGCTGCCGAGCTTATCGGCGGCGTACGCATTTTGATCGGTGATGACGTGATTGATGCGTCTGTGAGCGGCAAACTGCACGCAATGGCGGCAAGCCTCAAGAATTAGGAGAGATCATGCAGTTGAACCCCTCTGAAATCAGTGACCTGATCAAGGCGAAGATTCAGAACCTGTCCGAAGGTGTAGAGACGCGTACCAAAGGTACCGTGATCTCCGTGACCGACGGTATCGTTCGTATCCACGGCCTGACAGACGTGATGCAGGGTGAAATGCTCGAGTTCTCGGGCAACACCTTTGGCCTGGCCATGAACCTGGAGCGTGACTCCGTTGGTGCCGTGATCCTGGGCGAGTACGAGCACATCTCCGAAGGTCAGGAAGTTAAGTGTACCGGTCGCATTCTGGAAGTGCCGGTAGGTCCTGAGCTGGTTGGCCGCGTGGTAAACGCGCTGGGTCAGCCGATCGATGGTAAAGGTCCGATCAACGCGACCAAATCCTCCCCGATCGAAAAGATTGCTCCGGGCGTGATTGCCCGTCAGTCCGTTTCGCAGCCTATGCAAACCGGCCTGAAGTCGATCGACGCCATGGTGCCGGTTGGCCGTGGTCAGCGTGAGCTGATCATTGGCGACCGTCAGACAGGCAAAACTGCTGTCGCACTGGACGCGATTGTTAACCAGAAAGGCACCGGCGTTGTCTGCATCTACGTAGCCGTAGGTCAGAAAGCATCGTCGATCGCCAACGTGGTTCGCAAACTGGAAGAGCACGGCGCACTGGCCCACACCATCGTGGTTGCCGCGACCGCTTCCGAAGCTGCTGCGCTGCAGTTCATTGCCCCGTACTCCGGTTGCGCAATGGGCGAATACTTCCGCGACATCGGTGAAGATGCGCTGATCGTATACGATGACCTGTCGAAACAGGCTGTTGCCTACCGTCAGATCTCGCTGCTGCTGCGTCGTCCACCGGGCCGTGAAGCCTACCCTGGCGACGTATTCTACCTGCACTCCCGTCTGCTGGAACGCGCTTCCCGCATCAACGAGGACGAGGTAGAGAAGCTGACTGGTGGCGCCGTCAAAGGCAAAACCGGCTCGCTGACCGCGCTGCCGATCATCGAAACCCAGGCTGGTGACGTTTCCGCCTTCGTTCCGACCAACGTGATTTCGATTACCGACGGTCAGATCTTCCTGGAAACCGACCTGTTCAACGCCGGTATCCGTCCTGCGATCAACGCCGGTATCTCGGTGTCGCGCGTGGGTGGTGCAGCTCAGACCAAAGTCATCAAGAAACTGGGCGGTGGTATTCGTCTGGCTCTGGCCCAGTATCGCGAACTGGCTGCGTTCTCGCAGTTTGCTTCCGACCTGGACGAAGCAACCCGCAAGCAGCTGCAGCACGGTGAGGTGGTTACCGAACTGATGAAGCAGAAGCAGTTCTCGACCCTGTCTACCGCCGAAATGGCGCTGACACTGTGGTCGGTGAACAAGGGTTACTACGAAGATGTGCCGGTGAAGAGCGCGTTGGCTTTCGAAGCCGCCTTCCTGGCCTATGTTCGCGCCAACCATGCTGACGTACTGGCTGCAACGGATGCGAGCGGTGACCTGTCTGCCGACAACGAAAAAGTACTGGCCTCGGCGATCGCGTCGTTCAAGGCTGGCTACAGTTTCTAAACTGAGTCTTTCGGACAACCTCGAGTTAAAGAAAGGTTCGGGATATGGCAGTCGGTAAAGAGATTCTCACCAAGATCCGAAGCGTGCAGAACACGCAGAAGATCACCCGCGCTATGCAAATGGTGTCAACCTCCAAGATGCGCAAAACGCAAGAGCGTATGCGCGCTGCCCGTCCTTACGCCGAGAAGGTGCGCTCCGTTATGGCGCACCTGGCTTCGGCCAACACGGATCTGGAGCACCCACTGCTTGCACGTCGTGACGTTATCAAGCGTGCTGGTATTCTGTTGATCACTTCGGACAAAGGCCTTTGCGGTGGCTTAAACGCCAATACCCTGAAGCGCTTTTATGCCAAAGTCAGCGAACTGCAAGCGCAAGATGTCGCAGTTGACGTCTGCGCCATCGGCCAGAAAGGCCTTGCAGCATGCCAGCGTGCCAAACTGAACGTTGTGGCAAGTGCGGTTCAGCTGGGCGATGTGCCCAAGCTGGAAAAATTGATCGGCCCGCTTACAGTACTGCTGAAACAGTATGCTGAAGGCGAACTGGATGCGGTTTATATCGTGTATTCCCGTTTCATCAACACGATGAAGCAGGAGCCAGCCCTGGAACAACTGTTGCCGTTGACCGACGAGCATATGGTATCGGAGCACACCCATTCGTGGGACTACCTCTACGAGCCGAATGCCACTGACGTGATGGAGTTCCTGGTGAAGCGTTATCTGGAGTCCGTGGTGTACCAGTCTGTGGCGGAAAACATTGCTTCCGAGCAAGCCGCCCGTATGGTCGCCATGAAGGCTGCAACCGATAACGCGGGTAATGCGATCAAGCAACTGCGTCTTGTGTATAACAAGTCGCGTCAGGCAGCAATTACCAAAGAGCTGTCCGAGATCGTGTCTGGTGCCGCTGCGGTATAACCGTCGCAGGACTGTAAAAGTTTATTGAGTTAGGAACCGATAATGAGCCAAGGCAAAATCGTACAAATCATTGGCCCGGTGGTTGACGTGGAATTCCCACGCGACGCCATGCCAAAGATTTATGATGCCCTGAAGCTGGTTGACGCAGATCTGACGCTTGAAGTCCAGCAGCAGCTGGGTGACGGCGTAGTGCGTACCATCGCGATGGGTAGCTCTGACGGCCTGAAGCGTGGCATGGCGATCACCAATACCGGCGCACCGATTTCGGTACCGGTTGGCGCTGCCACCCTCGGTCGTATCATGGATGTACTGGGCAATCCGGTTGACGAAGCAGGTCCGGTGGCTAGCGAATCCGTTCGCGCCATTCACCAGACTGCGCCGAAGTTCGACGAACTGTCCTCCGCTACTGAACTGCTGGAAACTGGCATCAAGGTTATTGACCTGCTGTGCCCGTTTGCCAAAGGCGGTAAGGTGGGTCTGTTCGGTGGTGCCGGTGTCGGCAAGACCGTTAACATGATGGAACTGATCAACAACATTGCCAAGGCACACTCGGGTCTGTCCGTGTTTGCCGGCGTTGGTGAGCGCACTCGTGAAGGTAACGACTTCTACCACGAGATGAAAGACTCCAACGTTCTGGATAAAGTGGCAATGGTGTACGGCCAGATGAACGAGCCGCCAGGCAACCGTCTGCGTGTAGCGCTGACCGGTCTGACCATGGCCGAGCATTTCCGCGACGAGAAGGACGAAAACGGCAAGGGCCGCGACGTGCTGTTCTTCGTGGACAACATCTACCGTTACACACTGGCCGGTACCGAAGTATCCGCACTGCTGGGCCGTATGCCTTCCGCAGTGGGTTACCAGCCGACCCTGGCCGAAGAAATGGGCCGTCTGCAAGAACGTATTACCTCGACCAAGGATGGTTCCATTACCTCCATCCAGGCCGTTTACGTTCCAGCCGATGACTTGACCGACCCGTCTCCTGCCACAACGTTTGCCCACCTGGACGCAACCGTGGTGCTGTCGCGTGACATCGCATCCCTTGGTATCTACCCTGCGGTAGACCCACTGGATTCGACTTCCCGTCAGCTGGATCCGCTGGTTGTTGGCGACGAGCACTACAGCGTTGCTCGCGGCGTGCAGACTACCCTGCAGAAGTACAAGGAACTGCGTGACATTATCGCGATTCTGGGTATGGACGAACTGTCTGAAGAAGACAAGCTCACCGTATACCGTGCGCGTAAGATCCAGCGTTTCCTGTCCCAGCCGTTCCACGTGGCAGAAGTGTTTACCGGCTCGCCGGGCAAATACGTTCCGCTGAAGGAAACGATCAAGGGCTTCAAGGCAATTATCAGCGGCGAGTACGACCATCTGCCGGAACAGGCGTTCTACATGGTCGGCTCCATCGACGAAGCTGTCGAGAAAGCCAAGACCCTTTAATCAAGGAGAGGGCTAATGGCCAAGATGCATGTGGAAGTGGTCAGTACCGAACAGCAGATCTACTCTGGTGAAGCCGAATTTCTGGTGGCGCCGGCTCAGGAAGGCGAGATCGGTATTTATCCACGTCACGTGCCGCTGTTGACCCGTATCAAGCCAGGCCTGTTGCGTTTGACAGTGCCTGGTTCCAAGGAAGAAGTGCTGGTGGCGGTATCCGGTGGCATGATGGAAGTGCAACCTAACCACATCACGGTTCTTGCGGATACGGCGATTCGCGGTGAGGATCTCGACGAAGCGCGTGCGGCAGAAGCCAAACGTACTGCTGAGGATGCCCTCAAGCATGCGGCCAGTGATCAAGACACGGCGAAAGCACAAGCTGCTCTGGCTTCTGCGATTGCCCAGCTCAAGGCACTGGAGTATCTGCGCAAGCGCGTGCACTAAGCGCGTCAGCGTTTGCTGTATAGTTCAGGCTGTCACTCCGGTGACAGCCTTTTTCATTTCTGGATAGACAGGCATACTCGCCGCCTGGCTATTGTCATTATCTGGACTGTTCATGGACTCTCTCAGCGTTGTCATTCTGGCTGCCGGCAAAGGCAAGCGTATGTATTCGGCCTTGCCCAAGGTATTGCACCCGATCGGCGGACAGCCGATGCTGGCGCGCGTGATCGCGACCGCCCGCCAGTTGCAGCCGGCCAAGATCGTGGTGGTCTACGGCCACGGCGGTGAGCAGGTTCGCGAGCAGATCCAGGACCCGGACATCGCCTGGGCACTACAGGCCGAGCAGCTGGGCACCGGCCACGCGCTGAAGATGGCGCTGCCGCACCTGCCCAAGGTTGGCCGCACGCTGGTGCTGTACGGCGACGTGCCGCTGACCACGCTGGCGACCCTGCAGCAGCTGCTGGCGGTGGCGGAGCAGGGCATGGCGCTGCTGGTCGACGTGTTGCCGGATGCCAGCGGTTACGGCCGCATCGTGCGCAATGCCGCCGGCGACATCGTCGCCATCGTGGAAGACAAGGACTGCAACCCGCAGCAGAAGGCGATCCGCGAGATCAATACCGGCATGCTGGTGCTGCCGAACGAGCGTCTCGACGGCTGGCTCAGCGCGCTGAAAAACGGCAATGCGCAGGGCGAATACTACCTGACCGATGTCATCGGCCTGGCGGTGGCCGACGGTCTGGCGGTACCCGGCGTCACCGTGACCGCCTCGTGGGAGGCCGCCGGTGTCAACAACAAGTGGCAGCTGGCCGAACTGGAGCGTCAGCTGCAGCTGAACCAGGCGCGGGCACTGCTCACCGCCGGCGTCACCCTCGCCGATCCGGCACGCATCGATGTGCGCGGCGAATTGCAGCACGGCCAGGATGTCAGCATCGACGTCGGCTGCGTGTTCGAAGGTAGGGTACAGCTCGGTGACGGCGTGCAGATCGGTGCCTACTGCGTGCTGAAAAATGTCAGCATCGCGGCCGGCAGCCGCATTGCCCCGTACTCGCACCTGGAAGACGCAGAGGTGGGCGAGGGCTGCCGCATCGGGCCGTATGCGCGGCTGCGTCCCGGCGCCAGACTGGCGGCGCAGGTGCACGTCGGCAACTTTGTCGAGATCAAGAAGAGCAATGTCGGCATCGGCTCCAAGGTTAATCACCTGACCTATATCGGCGATGCCGACATCGGCAGCAAGGTCAATATCGGCGCCGGCTCGGTGACCTGCAACTACGACGGGGTCAACAAGTACCGCACCGTGATCGGCGATCATGTCTTCGTCGGCTCCGGCACGCTGATGGTGGCGCCGGTGACTCTGGAAGAGGGCGCCACCATCGGCGCCGGCTCGGTGCTCACCAAGACCGCCCCCGCTGGCCAGCTCACCGTGGCGCGTGCCAAGCAGCTGACGGTGCCGGGCTGGCAGCGCCCGCAGAAGAAAAACTGACGCGTTCTTGCGCAGCAAAAAACCGCCTTGGCCATCCGGCCAGGCGGTTTTTTCATGCTTGTGTGGTGCAAGGTTGGCCGCAAGCGGGCCGTGCGTATTTCATCGCCGTAAGGTGCTTGTTCTGCACAGCTTTCGCTGATATATTTCGCAAAACTTCCGAAACGAAATATTTGATGACCAAGCGAAACACGCAGCAACGCCGCCATGCCATCGTTGCCCTGGTGCAGGAGCGCGGTGAAGTCAGTGTCGACGAGCTGACCAAACGCTTCTCCACCTCCGAAGTGACCATCCGCAAGGATCTGGCGCTGCTGGAAACCGGCGGCCTGCTGCTGCGCCGTTACGGTGGTGCGATCTCGCTGCCCACCGAAATGGTAGCCGAAGCGGACCCGGCCAGGGTTTCGCAACGAAAGCTGGCGATTGCCCGTGCCGCCGCCGAACGCATTCGCGATCACAACCGCGTCATCATCGACAGCGGCACCACCACCAGTGCGATGATCCCGCTGCTGGGCAACAAGCGTGGCCTGATCGTGATGACCAACTCGCTGAACGTGGCCGGTGCGCTGCGCGAGCTGGAGAACGAACCCACGCTGCTGATGACCGGCGGCACCTGGGACCCGCATTCCGAATCGTTTCAGGGCCAGATCGCCGAGCAGGTACTGCGCTCTTACGACTTCGACCAGCTGTTCATCGGTGCCGACGGTATCGATCTGGAGCGTGGCACCACCACCTTCAACGAGCTGGTCGGTTTGTCCCGCGTGATGGCCGAGGTGTCGCGCGAAGTGGTGGTGATGGTGGAGTCCGACAAGATCGGCCGCCGCATCCCCAATCTGGAGTTGCCATGGGCGCGCATCCAGACCCTGGTTACCGACGACGCCCTGGCCCCGGCGGCCAGGGACATGATTCAGGCCAAAGGGGTGACGCTGATCTGCGCTCCCTTTGCACACCGCTAGTTCAAGGAGAGAAGTATGTGCGGCATCGTAGGCGCTATCGCGCAGCGTAATATTGTTCCGGTACTGGTCGAGGGCCTGAAGCGCCTCGAGTATCGCGGTTATGACTCTTCCGGCATCGCCGTGCACGCCGGCAGCGACATCACCCGCGTGCGCCGCGTCGGTCGCGTGGCGGAGATGGAAGCCGCGGCGCAGGCCGATCAGGTGCAGGGCGAGCTGGGCATCGGCCACACCCGCTGGGCCACCCACGGCGGCGTCACCGAATACAACGCCCACCCGCACGTGTCGCACGGCCTGATTGCGGTGGTGCACAACGGCATCATCGAGAATCACGAACAGAAGCGCGCCGAGCTGAAAGCCGCCGGTTACCAGTTCGAATCGCAGACCGACACCGAGGTGATCGCCCACCTGGTGCACCAGTACTACCTGCAGGAAAAAGACCTGTTCCGTGCCGTGCACAAGGCCACCCGCGAGCTGACCGGCGCCTACGCCATCGGCGTCATCGCGCTGGATCGTCCGGACGAACTGGTGTGCGCGCGCATGGGCTGCCCGCTGCTGGTCGGCCTCGGCGAGGGCGAAAACTTCATTGCCTCCGACGTCTCCGCCATCCTGTCCGCCACCCGCCGCGTGATCTTCCTGGAAGAGGGCGACATCGGCCTGCTGACCCGCGACGGTGTCACGCTGATCGACAAGGACGACCAGCCGGTGGAACGCAAGGTGCACGTCTCCGACGTGTCGCTGGCCTCGCTGGAACTGGGTCCGTACAGCCACTTCATGCAGAAGGAAATCCACGAGCAGCCGAAAGCGCTGTCCGACACCATCGAGGCGATTCTTGACGACGGTTTCAGCGCCGAACTGTTCGGCGCCGCTGCGGCCAACGTCTTGCCCGCCCTCACCGGTGTGAAGATCCTCGCCTGCGGCACCAGCTACTACGCCGGCCTCACCGCCAAGTACTGGATCGAG
This DNA window, taken from Vogesella indigofera, encodes the following:
- the atpD gene encoding F0F1 ATP synthase subunit beta, translated to MSQGKIVQIIGPVVDVEFPRDAMPKIYDALKLVDADLTLEVQQQLGDGVVRTIAMGSSDGLKRGMAITNTGAPISVPVGAATLGRIMDVLGNPVDEAGPVASESVRAIHQTAPKFDELSSATELLETGIKVIDLLCPFAKGGKVGLFGGAGVGKTVNMMELINNIAKAHSGLSVFAGVGERTREGNDFYHEMKDSNVLDKVAMVYGQMNEPPGNRLRVALTGLTMAEHFRDEKDENGKGRDVLFFVDNIYRYTLAGTEVSALLGRMPSAVGYQPTLAEEMGRLQERITSTKDGSITSIQAVYVPADDLTDPSPATTFAHLDATVVLSRDIASLGIYPAVDPLDSTSRQLDPLVVGDEHYSVARGVQTTLQKYKELRDIIAILGMDELSEEDKLTVYRARKIQRFLSQPFHVAEVFTGSPGKYVPLKETIKGFKAIISGEYDHLPEQAFYMVGSIDEAVEKAKTL
- a CDS encoding F0F1 ATP synthase subunit epsilon, with product MAKMHVEVVSTEQQIYSGEAEFLVAPAQEGEIGIYPRHVPLLTRIKPGLLRLTVPGSKEEVLVAVSGGMMEVQPNHITVLADTAIRGEDLDEARAAEAKRTAEDALKHAASDQDTAKAQAALASAIAQLKALEYLRKRVH
- a CDS encoding DeoR/GlpR family DNA-binding transcription regulator is translated as MTKRNTQQRRHAIVALVQERGEVSVDELTKRFSTSEVTIRKDLALLETGGLLLRRYGGAISLPTEMVAEADPARVSQRKLAIARAAAERIRDHNRVIIDSGTTTSAMIPLLGNKRGLIVMTNSLNVAGALRELENEPTLLMTGGTWDPHSESFQGQIAEQVLRSYDFDQLFIGADGIDLERGTTTFNELVGLSRVMAEVSREVVVMVESDKIGRRIPNLELPWARIQTLVTDDALAPAARDMIQAKGVTLICAPFAHR
- the glmU gene encoding bifunctional UDP-N-acetylglucosamine diphosphorylase/glucosamine-1-phosphate N-acetyltransferase GlmU, which translates into the protein MDSLSVVILAAGKGKRMYSALPKVLHPIGGQPMLARVIATARQLQPAKIVVVYGHGGEQVREQIQDPDIAWALQAEQLGTGHALKMALPHLPKVGRTLVLYGDVPLTTLATLQQLLAVAEQGMALLVDVLPDASGYGRIVRNAAGDIVAIVEDKDCNPQQKAIREINTGMLVLPNERLDGWLSALKNGNAQGEYYLTDVIGLAVADGLAVPGVTVTASWEAAGVNNKWQLAELERQLQLNQARALLTAGVTLADPARIDVRGELQHGQDVSIDVGCVFEGRVQLGDGVQIGAYCVLKNVSIAAGSRIAPYSHLEDAEVGEGCRIGPYARLRPGARLAAQVHVGNFVEIKKSNVGIGSKVNHLTYIGDADIGSKVNIGAGSVTCNYDGVNKYRTVIGDHVFVGSGTLMVAPVTLEEGATIGAGSVLTKTAPAGQLTVARAKQLTVPGWQRPQKKN
- the glmS gene encoding glutamine--fructose-6-phosphate transaminase (isomerizing), encoding MCGIVGAIAQRNIVPVLVEGLKRLEYRGYDSSGIAVHAGSDITRVRRVGRVAEMEAAAQADQVQGELGIGHTRWATHGGVTEYNAHPHVSHGLIAVVHNGIIENHEQKRAELKAAGYQFESQTDTEVIAHLVHQYYLQEKDLFRAVHKATRELTGAYAIGVIALDRPDELVCARMGCPLLVGLGEGENFIASDVSAILSATRRVIFLEEGDIGLLTRDGVTLIDKDDQPVERKVHVSDVSLASLELGPYSHFMQKEIHEQPKALSDTIEAILDDGFSAELFGAAAANVLPALTGVKILACGTSYYAGLTAKYWIESIAGVVCDVEIASEYRYRDAFADPQHLVVTISQSGETLDTMEALKYAKSLGHRHALSICNVRESAIPRASDLVFYTRAGAEIGVASTKAFTTQLVSLFALAVTLGKVRGRVSAEQEAQYLAELRHLPGSVQHALNLEPQITAWSAQFAAKNDALFLGRGLHYPIALEGALKLKEISYIHAEAYPAGELKHGPLALVDENMPVVVIAPNDALLEKVKSNMQEVRARGGELFVFADADSHFSDSDGVHVIRTPRHVGVLSPIVHSIPVQLLAYHVALTRGTDVDKPRNLAKSVTVE